Proteins from a genomic interval of Sphingobacterium sp. SYP-B4668:
- a CDS encoding sensor histidine kinase, which yields MLKRYKLLITLIILTALGVVLVLSGWLYGSYQNRKDLFLSTAERGMFNVIQDVYQNTINKNGGDSTALKQRMARKSFVAYLHQRYPSINFDSLRTAFEDWRSKTEDKAGSFDKKEDGPSQIIPPYLFRDFEFTPDLLDTVKRKFESALDEKGINIGFDVELLTLKREDITAFRGYTKKNKLMWTRPTLVNPEKGQFVVVKFDKPWRHLLFDMGWQLLVAVLLVASLVGSFAYLILTIFKQNKLAELRKNFVNNMTHELKTPLSTVMAAIESIQSYGAKDDQRKMELYLQISKNELEHLSDMIEKVLQMDIDERGGMSLNHESVDLLFLLQHCVDTARLGAKKDVNVSLESESSSVLVLADEAHLRNVFNNLLDNAIKYAGAMVEIVIRVKDIGQEIEIEIQDNGKGIPRQYHREIFEMFFRVPEGNLYDVKGFGLGLSYVRQIVQQHGGRIAVSSDVGKGSIFTVTLPKE from the coding sequence ATGCTGAAAAGGTATAAATTGTTGATCACATTGATCATCCTGACGGCGTTAGGGGTGGTTTTAGTCCTTTCCGGATGGCTGTATGGAAGTTACCAAAATCGAAAGGATTTATTTCTGTCTACTGCTGAAAGGGGTATGTTTAATGTCATTCAGGACGTGTACCAAAATACGATCAATAAAAATGGGGGAGACTCAACAGCCTTGAAGCAGCGTATGGCACGAAAGTCGTTTGTCGCCTATCTCCATCAACGATATCCGTCTATAAACTTTGACTCATTGCGTACGGCATTTGAAGATTGGAGGTCCAAGACAGAAGATAAGGCCGGATCTTTTGACAAAAAGGAGGACGGTCCTTCTCAGATTATTCCGCCCTATCTGTTTCGTGACTTTGAATTTACGCCTGACCTGCTTGATACAGTAAAGCGGAAGTTTGAAAGTGCATTGGATGAAAAGGGAATCAATATTGGGTTTGATGTAGAATTACTGACGCTGAAGCGAGAGGACATTACTGCATTTAGGGGATATACCAAGAAGAACAAATTGATGTGGACGCGGCCTACGCTTGTCAACCCCGAAAAGGGACAGTTCGTCGTGGTCAAGTTTGACAAGCCGTGGCGACATTTGTTGTTTGATATGGGGTGGCAGCTCTTGGTCGCAGTTCTTTTAGTGGCTTCGTTGGTAGGATCTTTTGCTTACCTTATCTTAACAATCTTCAAGCAAAACAAGCTGGCTGAACTACGTAAGAATTTTGTGAATAATATGACGCACGAGTTGAAAACGCCGTTATCGACGGTGATGGCAGCCATAGAATCTATCCAATCTTATGGAGCTAAAGACGATCAGCGGAAGATGGAGCTATATCTTCAGATATCAAAGAATGAACTGGAACATCTTTCAGATATGATTGAAAAAGTATTGCAGATGGATATCGATGAACGTGGAGGGATGAGCTTAAATCATGAATCGGTAGACCTCTTGTTTTTATTGCAACATTGTGTTGATACTGCGCGGTTAGGGGCCAAGAAGGATGTGAATGTATCTTTGGAAAGTGAATCCTCCTCTGTTTTGGTCCTTGCTGACGAAGCCCATCTTAGGAATGTCTTTAATAATTTGTTGGACAATGCGATTAAATACGCTGGTGCAATGGTAGAGATTGTCATTCGAGTCAAGGATATAGGTCAGGAAATTGAGATTGAGATCCAAGACAACGGTAAGGGAATACCTCGACAGTACCACAGAGAGATTTTTGAGATGTTTTTTCGGGTGCCTGAAGGTAATCTATATGATGTGAAGGGCTTCGGATTAGGCTTATCGTACGTAAGGCAAATCGTCCAGCAACACGGGGGACGGATTGCGGTAAGTAGCGATGTGGGCAAGGGTAGTATTTTCACGGTTACACTTCCAAAAGAATAA
- a CDS encoding DUF4270 family protein, with protein MSISLDGNDDNLNLSVQEDFEIQVSTFQIDNLPSSSTGTLLVGKSTSAKTGSVSSSSYFRLGLGDVSSTMPTDAIFDSLTLVIKPNRARYFYGDTTANQKISVHQVTENILLKDITSGMDSHLTPVFVTGPTLFGKQSFAYNSTALGEVTFAPKVRSMDTLSIKLDQTLGSTLFDMFKNNDVKLASNQNFQEFFKGMVIVPATSNSALIGFSDTLAVKVNYSYIGADGFKAKAAKTFTIDSRAYQHNNITFDRTGTAYETLTYTNKELKSEDTNNDVFIQGGTGVVANIKIPSLREFMADETISINKAQLTIETPTLSSGPYPTPPTVMLMLANINGIPVNALNIPFTTTIQHAQYIKGNDTGTNGKYVFDMIEVLKNINSVNYYDTSLFLTVSSPNLFSTTNSMEIAKENNKPKVKLNIVYTKF; from the coding sequence ATGAGCATTTCGCTTGACGGCAACGATGATAACCTAAACCTTAGCGTACAAGAAGATTTCGAAATCCAGGTTTCTACCTTTCAGATCGATAATTTGCCCAGCTCATCGACAGGAACACTGCTCGTCGGAAAATCAACCTCAGCAAAGACCGGTTCGGTCAGCTCGAGTAGCTACTTCCGTTTAGGGTTGGGAGATGTATCATCGACGATGCCTACAGATGCCATATTTGATTCGCTTACCTTAGTCATTAAACCCAATCGTGCTCGATATTTTTACGGAGATACGACCGCCAATCAAAAAATAAGTGTACACCAGGTTACGGAAAACATTCTTTTGAAAGATATCACCTCAGGAATGGATAGCCATCTCACTCCTGTTTTTGTGACAGGCCCTACACTATTTGGGAAACAATCATTTGCATACAACAGTACCGCATTAGGCGAAGTTACATTTGCTCCAAAAGTGCGCTCTATGGATACATTGTCAATTAAGTTAGACCAAACCTTAGGAAGCACCTTGTTTGATATGTTCAAAAATAATGACGTCAAACTAGCCTCTAACCAAAATTTTCAGGAATTTTTTAAGGGGATGGTTATTGTCCCAGCAACTAGCAATTCGGCCCTTATTGGTTTTAGTGACACTCTTGCTGTAAAGGTAAACTACTCATACATTGGTGCTGATGGCTTCAAGGCCAAAGCAGCCAAGACGTTTACGATTGACAGCCGCGCCTATCAACACAATAACATTACTTTTGATAGGACAGGCACTGCTTACGAAACATTGACCTACACTAATAAAGAACTAAAAAGCGAAGACACCAACAACGACGTATTTATACAAGGTGGTACCGGTGTTGTAGCAAATATTAAGATTCCTTCGTTAAGAGAGTTCATGGCTGACGAGACAATATCCATTAACAAGGCACAGTTGACAATCGAAACACCGACACTATCCAGTGGGCCGTACCCAACACCGCCAACAGTCATGCTCATGCTGGCCAATATCAACGGAATACCTGTCAATGCACTTAACATACCCTTTACGACAACAATTCAACATGCTCAGTATATTAAAGGTAATGACACAGGTACCAACGGAAAATATGTATTCGACATGATTGAAGTATTGAAAAATATAAATTCCGTAAACTATTATGACACGTCGTTATTTTTGACGGTATCTTCTCCTAATTTGTTCTCAACGACCAATTCGATGGAAATTGCCAAAGAAAATAACAAACCAAAAGTAAAATTAAACATCGTATATACTAAATTTTAA
- a CDS encoding Kelch repeat-containing protein, with the protein MNKKNWLTLFLACTIALTSFNSCKKSDDEDSTTDNGPTEWVKASAFDGDPRSAAAFFSIGDNGFITTGILKTNERVKDTWVFDSKASTWTKRADFPGNARNAAVGFSIDGVGYVGTGYDGTDALKDFYKFDVASNTWSPIAPLPADAEARYGAVAFSLGGFGYVGLGSTKADKTLKDFYKYDPTANTWTAVNTIFENKRVNAFSFVIGNKAYVGGGFDNNAFPEDFYSFDGTKWEKLGNIKTDDIDVTRQSASAFTVGQTGFVVGGRKSSILNTVWRYNPSNDSWESKHQAFQGSAREGAAAFSVNGKGYVATGANGSFKFDDNWVFTPVR; encoded by the coding sequence ATGAACAAGAAAAATTGGCTAACCTTATTCTTAGCCTGTACTATTGCTTTAACGTCTTTTAATTCTTGTAAAAAAAGTGATGATGAAGATAGTACCACAGATAACGGGCCGACGGAGTGGGTAAAAGCTTCAGCATTTGACGGCGATCCTCGCAGTGCTGCTGCATTTTTCTCGATAGGTGATAATGGATTTATCACAACCGGTATTTTAAAAACTAATGAAAGAGTAAAAGATACTTGGGTATTTGACTCGAAAGCCTCTACATGGACTAAAAGAGCTGATTTCCCAGGAAATGCACGTAACGCTGCTGTAGGTTTCTCTATCGACGGAGTAGGATACGTAGGTACAGGATATGATGGAACAGATGCATTGAAGGATTTTTACAAATTTGATGTTGCATCTAATACATGGTCTCCTATCGCTCCTCTTCCTGCTGATGCAGAAGCAAGATATGGCGCAGTAGCATTCTCTCTAGGCGGATTTGGATATGTAGGTTTAGGTTCTACTAAAGCGGATAAAACCTTAAAAGATTTCTACAAATATGACCCGACTGCTAATACTTGGACTGCAGTAAACACTATTTTTGAAAACAAAAGAGTAAATGCCTTCTCATTTGTCATTGGCAATAAAGCATATGTAGGTGGTGGTTTTGATAACAATGCTTTTCCTGAAGATTTCTATTCTTTTGATGGAACAAAATGGGAAAAACTAGGTAATATCAAAACGGATGATATCGATGTAACCCGTCAAAGTGCTTCGGCATTTACCGTTGGGCAGACAGGATTTGTTGTAGGTGGTAGAAAATCTTCCATATTGAATACCGTATGGAGATACAATCCATCCAATGATTCATGGGAAAGCAAACACCAAGCATTCCAAGGTTCTGCACGTGAGGGAGCAGCAGCATTTTCTGTAAATGGAAAAGGTTATGTTGCGACCGGAGCTAATGGTTCTTTCAAATTTGATGACAACTGGGTATTTACACCAGTAAGATAA
- a CDS encoding aspartate-semialdehyde dehydrogenase, translated as MKVAVVGATGLVGSEILTVLAERNFPVTTLIPVASEKSKGKQIEFKGKKYEVVTAEEAIAMKPDVALFSAGGGTSTEFAPKFAAAGITVIDNSSAWRMDATKKLVVPEVNGDVLTADDKIIANPNCSTIQMVVALKPLHDKYKVKRVVVSTYQSVTGTGVKAVQQLNDERAGIDGEKAYPYQIDLNVIPHIDVFQDNGYTKEEMKMIQETNKIMQDDSIRVTATTVRIPVVGGHSESLNIEFENEFDLAGIRAALETQSGLIVIDDPANLAYPMPKDAHGRDEVFVGRIRRDESQDKTVNMWVVADNLRKGAATNAVQIAELLNQKGLI; from the coding sequence ATGAAAGTTGCAGTAGTTGGCGCAACAGGTCTTGTTGGGTCAGAAATCTTAACAGTTCTGGCAGAGCGTAATTTCCCGGTAACCACTTTGATCCCCGTCGCTTCAGAGAAGAGTAAGGGTAAGCAGATTGAGTTTAAGGGTAAGAAGTACGAAGTTGTGACCGCTGAAGAGGCTATTGCGATGAAACCTGACGTGGCTCTTTTTTCAGCTGGAGGAGGTACCTCTACTGAATTTGCACCTAAGTTTGCAGCAGCGGGAATTACCGTTATCGACAATTCGTCTGCTTGGCGGATGGATGCAACAAAAAAACTCGTTGTCCCGGAAGTTAACGGAGACGTGTTGACTGCAGATGATAAAATTATTGCAAATCCAAATTGCTCGACTATCCAAATGGTAGTTGCATTGAAGCCTCTACATGATAAGTATAAGGTAAAACGCGTTGTGGTGTCAACTTATCAATCGGTAACCGGTACGGGGGTTAAAGCTGTGCAACAGTTGAATGATGAACGTGCAGGGATAGATGGTGAGAAAGCTTATCCATACCAAATCGATTTGAACGTAATTCCGCATATTGATGTTTTCCAAGATAATGGATATACCAAGGAAGAAATGAAGATGATTCAGGAGACGAATAAGATTATGCAAGATGATAGTATTCGTGTGACAGCGACGACTGTGCGTATTCCTGTAGTGGGAGGTCACTCTGAGTCTCTTAACATCGAGTTTGAAAACGAATTTGATTTAGCCGGTATCAGAGCGGCTTTGGAAACACAAAGTGGGCTTATTGTAATTGACGATCCTGCAAATCTAGCATACCCTATGCCTAAGGATGCACATGGACGTGACGAGGTCTTTGTAGGACGTATCCGTCGTGATGAGTCGCAAGATAAGACTGTCAATATGTGGGTAGTGGCCGACAATCTTAGAAAAGGAGCTGCTACTAATGCCGTTCAAATCGCTGAACTATTGAACCAAAAAGGCTTGATTTAA
- a CDS encoding lamin tail domain-containing protein yields MNGTIEITQDFRSSLLIILSFILASIAQAQEKLHPDKLFINSLFQDDFENPSLDKWSSPGAYTVISKMLRVRNNSSSPTHIKSKIVPAYGMMYELGFSTEIPLTSSTFFRFYLSADNLSLTNDHQGYHLQVDGASGLHTYKLYRQQHTSRTLIFQSRPIPSPPGVLSAQLKISRDQLGYWKILVKTPADREYVPLSNFTEHTLTQDLSYPLHPYIALSNHFIPEHRSSLSYHYIRISPYSSENTMTLHKAEVIKEDEILLTFSDFLDSTQMKSPSHYQLSPAIPVNRIHVQDSTVRLSLDKQLDRQGVQLRIKDVTQFTGLTFALDSIIKLSYTPPYHAQLGDIIINEVLFNPRQGGVDFVEIYNNSAQEIDLTNWTLGKYAIVDTIHRIPSGSYRYITTNTATIQQHYPNAPEENAIQLAQMPSYPNERGTVTLYYQNRMIDSLNYSHDMHAPFVSNPKGISLERESSTQPTNAPGNFRSSATIGDGATPGYKNSHADANYFKKNTFFLSTRTFSPDGDSREDLLEINYEIMTPNAMINMTVFNDKGRIINRLIRNKSIVSSGTIHWDGRDENSQLSAPGIYLYMIELYDNQGLLRTFRGSFVLASTQ; encoded by the coding sequence ATGAACGGTACAATAGAAATAACTCAAGACTTTAGAAGTTCTCTGCTTATTATCCTATCTTTCATACTCGCGAGTATCGCCCAAGCCCAAGAAAAATTACATCCTGATAAATTGTTTATCAATAGCCTCTTTCAAGATGATTTTGAGAACCCTTCACTGGACAAGTGGTCGTCGCCAGGAGCCTACACCGTTATTAGTAAGATGCTAAGAGTCCGTAATAATTCATCTTCTCCGACCCATATCAAGAGTAAAATAGTACCAGCCTACGGCATGATGTATGAATTAGGTTTTAGTACAGAAATACCCCTAACCTCCTCAACCTTTTTTAGATTTTATCTCTCCGCTGACAACCTTTCGTTAACGAACGACCATCAGGGCTATCACTTACAGGTAGATGGAGCCTCGGGACTTCATACCTATAAGCTTTATCGTCAACAACATACGTCCAGAACCTTGATTTTCCAAAGTAGACCGATACCCAGCCCGCCCGGCGTACTTTCTGCCCAACTAAAAATTAGTAGGGACCAGCTGGGATATTGGAAAATCCTAGTCAAAACACCAGCCGATCGAGAGTATGTCCCGCTCTCAAACTTCACGGAGCACACCCTTACCCAAGACCTCTCCTATCCATTGCATCCCTACATTGCACTATCCAACCATTTTATCCCAGAACATCGCTCCTCCCTAAGCTATCATTACATCCGCATAAGCCCTTATTCTTCCGAAAACACCATGACACTTCATAAAGCTGAGGTCATTAAGGAAGATGAAATCCTACTGACCTTTTCTGATTTTTTGGATAGTACACAAATGAAAAGTCCATCCCATTATCAACTCTCCCCCGCAATTCCCGTCAATCGCATCCACGTGCAAGATTCGACCGTGCGGTTATCGCTAGACAAACAGCTAGATAGACAAGGGGTACAGCTTCGTATTAAAGATGTAACCCAATTCACTGGACTCACCTTTGCCTTAGATAGTATCATTAAACTATCTTATACCCCTCCTTACCATGCACAACTAGGCGATATTATCATAAATGAAGTTCTTTTCAACCCTCGACAAGGCGGTGTAGATTTCGTAGAAATCTATAACAACAGCGCTCAGGAAATAGATCTCACCAACTGGACTTTAGGAAAGTATGCGATAGTTGATACCATACACCGAATACCGAGCGGAAGCTATCGTTATATCACGACCAACACGGCTACCATTCAACAACACTACCCAAATGCTCCGGAAGAGAATGCGATTCAGCTTGCCCAAATGCCTTCCTATCCCAATGAAAGAGGAACCGTCACCCTATATTACCAAAATAGGATGATTGACAGTTTGAACTATTCGCATGACATGCACGCGCCTTTTGTAAGCAATCCCAAAGGAATATCTTTGGAGCGGGAATCTTCAACTCAACCAACCAATGCTCCTGGAAATTTTCGCTCTTCGGCCACAATTGGTGACGGAGCGACCCCCGGTTACAAAAATTCGCACGCAGATGCCAATTATTTCAAAAAAAATACTTTTTTTCTGAGCACTCGAACATTCTCTCCTGATGGGGATAGTCGAGAAGATTTGCTCGAAATAAACTATGAAATAATGACGCCCAATGCGATGATAAACATGACTGTCTTCAATGATAAAGGAAGAATAATCAATCGATTGATACGAAATAAAAGTATCGTTTCTTCGGGCACGATACACTGGGATGGACGAGATGAAAACAGTCAGTTGTCCGCTCCTGGCATCTATCTTTATATGATCGAATTATATGACAATCAAGGCCTCCTGAGGACTTTTAGAGGGAGTTTTGTGCTTGCATCCACCCAGTAA